One part of the Glycine soja cultivar W05 chromosome 11, ASM419377v2, whole genome shotgun sequence genome encodes these proteins:
- the LOC114375411 gene encoding ATPase 8, plasma membrane-type isoform X1: MASDISFEDLKNENVDLEHIPIEEVFKQLKCTREGLTSAEGEKRLQVFGPNKLEEKTDSKLLKFLGFMWNPLSWVMEVAAIMAIVLANGGGKPPDWQDFVGIVVLLIINSTISFIEENNAGNAAAALMAGLAPKTKVLRDGKWSEEEAALLVPGDLISIKLGDIVPADARLLEGDPLKIDQSALTGESLPVTKNPGSEVFSGSTCKQGEIEAVVIATGVHTFFGKAAHLVDSTNNVGHFQKVLTSIGNFCICSIAIGMLIEIIVMYPIQQRAYRDGIDNLLVLLIGGIPIAMPTVLSVTMAIGSHRLSEQGAITKRMTAIEEMAGMDVLCSDKTGTLTLNKLTVDKSLIEVFPTGMDKDTLVLYAARASRTENQDAIDASIVGMLSDPKEARAGITEVHFLPFNPVDKRTAITYIDGQGNWHRSSKGAPEQIIELCELKGEVLKKAHKVIDEYANRGLRSLGVSRQTVSEKNKESAGESWEFLGLLPLFDPPRHDSAETIRRALDLGVNVKMITGDQLAIGKETGRRLGMGTNMYPSSSLLGNSKDPAIASIPVDELIEKADGFAGVFPEHKYEIVKRLQEMKHICGMTGDGVNDAPALKKADIGIAVADATDAARSASDIVLTEPGLSVIVSAVLTSRAIFQRMKNYTIYAVSITIRIVFGFMLVALIWKFDFSPFMVLIIAILNDGTIMTISKDRVKPSPLPDSWKLKEIFATGVVLGAYMAIITVVFFFLVHDTDFFTRVFGVEPIVDNEEQLNSALYLQVSIISQALIFVTRSRSWSYVERPGILLITAFFAAQLVATVIAVYAHWDFARVNGVGWGWAGAIWVFSIVTYIPLDILKFLIRLGLSGRAWDNMLENKTAFTTKKDYGRGEREAEWAVAQRTLHGLQVGESNKANQHDQSEIAEQAKRRAEAARLRELHTLKGHVESVVKLKGIDIDTIQQHYTL, translated from the exons ATGGCCTCTGATATCTCGTTTGAGGACCTCAAAAACGAGAATGTGGATCTT GAACACATTCCCATTGAGGAAGTTTTCAAGCAGCTAAAATGTACCAGAGAGGGTCTCACTTCAGCGGAAGGAGAGAAGAGGCTCCAAGTCTTTGGTCCCAACAAGCTAGAGGAGAAAACAGATAGCAAGTTACTTAAGTTCTTGGGTTTTATGTGGAATCCACTTTCATGGGTCATGGAAGTTGCTGCTATCATGGCCATTGTACTGGCCAACGGAggg GGCAAGCCACCGGATTGGCAAGATTTTGTTGGTATTGTCGTGTTGCTCATCATCAATTCAACCATTAGTTTTATTGAGGAGAACAATGCAGGCAATGCCGCAGCAGCTTTAATGGCTGGTCTTGCACCCAAAACCAAG GTGTTGAGGGATGGAAAATGGAGTGAGGAGGAGGCAGCATTGTTGGTGCCAGGAGATTTGATCAGCATCAAGTTGGGAGATATTGTCCCAGCTGATGCTCGTTTATTGGAGGGAGATCCCCTGAAGATTGATCAATCTGCCCTCACAGGTGAGTCCTTGCCAGTCACCAAAAACCCTGGTAGTGAGGTCTTCTCTGGCTCCACCTGCAAACAAGGTGAGATAGAAGCTGTTGTCATTGCCACCGGTGTTCACACCTTCTTTGGCAAGGCTGCGCATCTTGTGGACAGCACCAACAATGTTGGTCACTTCCAAAAG GTGTTGACATCCATTGGAAACTTCTGCATCTGCTCAATTGCTATTGGAATGTTGATTGAGATTATTGTGATGTACCCCATCCAGCAAAGGGCCTACAGAGATGGTATTGACAATTTATTGGTTCTTCTCATCGGAGGTATCCCAATTGCCATGCCAACAGTCTTGTCTGTGACCATGGCTATTGGATCTCACCGCCTGTCTGAGCAAGGAGCCATCACCAAGAGGATGACAGCCATTGAAGAAATGGCTGGCATGGATGTCCTCTGCAGTGACAAGACCGGAACTCTCACCCTTAACAAGCTCACTGTGGACAAGAGCTTAATTGAG GTGTTCCCCACTGGCATGGACAAGGATACCCTTGTCTTATATGCTGCCAGGGCTTCCAGGACTGAAAACCAGGATGCCATTGATGCTTCAATTGTTGGAATGTTGAGTGACCCCAAGGAG GCAAGAGCAGGAATCACTGAGGTGCATTTCTTGCCCTTCAACCCCGTGGACAAGCGCACAGCTATTACCTATATTGATGGTCAAGGCAACTGGCACAGAAGTAGCAAGGGTGCCCCTGAGCAA ATTATTGAGCTCTGTGAACTCAAGGGAGAGGTTTTGAAAAAGGCCCATAAAGTCATTGATGAGTATGCTAACCGTGGTCTGCGTTCATTGGGTGTTTCACGCCAG ACTGTTTCAGAAAAGAACAAGGAGAGTGCAGGAGAATCATGGGAATTCTTGGGACTCTTGCCCCTCTTTGACCCTCCAAGGCATGACAGTGCCGAGACTATTCGTCGTGCTCTTGACCTTGGTGTCAACGTTAAGATGATCACTGGTGACCAACTTGCCATTGGAAAAGAAACCGGTCGCAGACTTGGAATGGGCACCAACATGTACCCTTCATCCTCTCTTCTTGGTAATAGCAAGGACCCTGCTATTGCATCAATCccagtggatgaactcattgagAAGGCTGATGGATTTGCCGGAGTCTTCCCTG AGCACAAATATGAGATCGTGAAGAGGCTGCAAGAAATGAAGCATATCTGTGGAATGACTGGAGATGGTGTGAATGATGCCCCTGCATTGAAGAAGGCAGACATTGGTATTGCAGTGGCTGATGCAACTGACGCAGCCAGAAGTGCCTCAGACATTGTTCTGACCGAGCCTGGACTTAGTGTGATCGTGAGTGCCGTGTTGACCAGCCGTGCCATCTTCCAGAGGATGAAGAACTACACAATCTATGCTGTCTCCATCACCATCCGTATCGTGTTTGGGTTCATGCTCGTTGCTCTTATCTGGAAGTTTGACTTCTCTCCTTTCATGGTCCTCATCATTGCCATCTTAAACGACGGAACCATCATGACCATCTCCAAGGATAGGGTGAAGCCTTCTCCTCTTCCTGACTCATGGAAGCTCAAGGAAATCTTTGCCACTGGAGTCGTTCTTGGAGCTTACATGGCCATCATCACTGTTGTGTTCTTCTTTTTGGTTCATGACACGGATTTCTTCACT AGAGTCTTTGGAGTCGAGCCAATTGTAGACAATGAAGAGCAGCTTAACTCAGCTCTCTACCTTCAAGTGAGTATCATTAGTCAAGCACTCATCTTCGTGACCAGGTCAAGGAGCTGGTCTTATGTTGAGCGCCCTGGCATTTTGCTTATCACAGCCTTCTTTGCTGCACAATTG GTGGCCACTGTGATTGCTGTGTATGCTCACTGGGACTTTGCTAGGGTCAATGGAGTTGGCTGGGGATGGGCAGGAGCAATTTGGGTCTTCAGCATTGTTACCTATATTCCTCTTGACATCCTTAAGTTCCTCATCCGCTTGGGGTTATCAGGCAGGGCATGGGACAACATGCTTGAGAACAAG ACTGCATTCACAACAAAGAAGGACTATGGAAGGGGTGAAAGGGAAGCTGAATGGGCCGTGGCTCAGCGCACACTTCACGGTCTCCAAGTTGGAGAATCCAACAAGGCCAACCAACATGACCAGTCTGAAATCGCGGAACAGGCTAAGAGACGTGCTGAGGCTGCCAGGTTGAGGGAGCTCCACACACTCAAGGGACATGTTGAATCTGTTGTCAAGTTGAAGGGTATTGACATTGATACCATCCAGCAACACTACACCCTCTAA
- the LOC114375411 gene encoding ATPase 8, plasma membrane-type isoform X2 has protein sequence MASDISFEDLKNENVDLEHIPIEEVFKQLKCTREGLTSAEGEKRLQVFGPNKLEEKTDSKLLKFLGFMWNPLSWVMEVAAIMAIVLANGGGKPPDWQDFVGIVVLLIINSTISFIEENNAGNAAAALMAGLAPKTKVLRDGKWSEEEAALLVPGDLISIKLGDIVPADARLLEGDPLKIDQSALTGESLPVTKNPGSEVFSGSTCKQGEIEAVVIATGVHTFFGKAAHLVDSTNNVGHFQKVLTSIGNFCICSIAIGMLIEIIVMYPIQQRAYRDGIDNLLVLLIGGIPIAMPTVLSVTMAIGSHRLSEQGAITKRMTAIEEMAGMDVLCSDKTGTLTLNKLTVDKSLIEVFPTGMDKDTLVLYAARASRTENQDAIDASIVGMLSDPKEARAGITEVHFLPFNPVDKRTAITYIDGQGNWHRSSKGAPEQIIELCELKGEVLKKAHKVIDEYANRGLRSLGVSRQTVSEKNKESAGESWEFLGLLPLFDPPRHDSAETIRRALDLGVNVKMITGDQLAIGKETGRRLGMGTNMYPSSSLLGNSKDPAIASIPVDELIEKADGFAGVFPEHKYEIVKRLQEMKHICGMTGDGVNDAPALKKADIGIAVADATDAARSASDIVLTEPGLSVIVSAVLTSRAIFQRMKNYTIYAVSITIRIVFGFMLVALIWKFDFSPFMVLIIAILNDGTIMTISKDRVKPSPLPDSWKLKEIFATGVVLGAYMAIITVVFFFLVHDTDFFTRVFGVEPIVDNEEQLNSALYLQVSIISQALIFVTRSRSWSYVERPGILLITAFFAAQLVATVIAVYAHWDFARVNGVGWGWAGAIWVFSIVTYIPLDILKFLIRLGLSGRAWDNMLENKV, from the exons ATGGCCTCTGATATCTCGTTTGAGGACCTCAAAAACGAGAATGTGGATCTT GAACACATTCCCATTGAGGAAGTTTTCAAGCAGCTAAAATGTACCAGAGAGGGTCTCACTTCAGCGGAAGGAGAGAAGAGGCTCCAAGTCTTTGGTCCCAACAAGCTAGAGGAGAAAACAGATAGCAAGTTACTTAAGTTCTTGGGTTTTATGTGGAATCCACTTTCATGGGTCATGGAAGTTGCTGCTATCATGGCCATTGTACTGGCCAACGGAggg GGCAAGCCACCGGATTGGCAAGATTTTGTTGGTATTGTCGTGTTGCTCATCATCAATTCAACCATTAGTTTTATTGAGGAGAACAATGCAGGCAATGCCGCAGCAGCTTTAATGGCTGGTCTTGCACCCAAAACCAAG GTGTTGAGGGATGGAAAATGGAGTGAGGAGGAGGCAGCATTGTTGGTGCCAGGAGATTTGATCAGCATCAAGTTGGGAGATATTGTCCCAGCTGATGCTCGTTTATTGGAGGGAGATCCCCTGAAGATTGATCAATCTGCCCTCACAGGTGAGTCCTTGCCAGTCACCAAAAACCCTGGTAGTGAGGTCTTCTCTGGCTCCACCTGCAAACAAGGTGAGATAGAAGCTGTTGTCATTGCCACCGGTGTTCACACCTTCTTTGGCAAGGCTGCGCATCTTGTGGACAGCACCAACAATGTTGGTCACTTCCAAAAG GTGTTGACATCCATTGGAAACTTCTGCATCTGCTCAATTGCTATTGGAATGTTGATTGAGATTATTGTGATGTACCCCATCCAGCAAAGGGCCTACAGAGATGGTATTGACAATTTATTGGTTCTTCTCATCGGAGGTATCCCAATTGCCATGCCAACAGTCTTGTCTGTGACCATGGCTATTGGATCTCACCGCCTGTCTGAGCAAGGAGCCATCACCAAGAGGATGACAGCCATTGAAGAAATGGCTGGCATGGATGTCCTCTGCAGTGACAAGACCGGAACTCTCACCCTTAACAAGCTCACTGTGGACAAGAGCTTAATTGAG GTGTTCCCCACTGGCATGGACAAGGATACCCTTGTCTTATATGCTGCCAGGGCTTCCAGGACTGAAAACCAGGATGCCATTGATGCTTCAATTGTTGGAATGTTGAGTGACCCCAAGGAG GCAAGAGCAGGAATCACTGAGGTGCATTTCTTGCCCTTCAACCCCGTGGACAAGCGCACAGCTATTACCTATATTGATGGTCAAGGCAACTGGCACAGAAGTAGCAAGGGTGCCCCTGAGCAA ATTATTGAGCTCTGTGAACTCAAGGGAGAGGTTTTGAAAAAGGCCCATAAAGTCATTGATGAGTATGCTAACCGTGGTCTGCGTTCATTGGGTGTTTCACGCCAG ACTGTTTCAGAAAAGAACAAGGAGAGTGCAGGAGAATCATGGGAATTCTTGGGACTCTTGCCCCTCTTTGACCCTCCAAGGCATGACAGTGCCGAGACTATTCGTCGTGCTCTTGACCTTGGTGTCAACGTTAAGATGATCACTGGTGACCAACTTGCCATTGGAAAAGAAACCGGTCGCAGACTTGGAATGGGCACCAACATGTACCCTTCATCCTCTCTTCTTGGTAATAGCAAGGACCCTGCTATTGCATCAATCccagtggatgaactcattgagAAGGCTGATGGATTTGCCGGAGTCTTCCCTG AGCACAAATATGAGATCGTGAAGAGGCTGCAAGAAATGAAGCATATCTGTGGAATGACTGGAGATGGTGTGAATGATGCCCCTGCATTGAAGAAGGCAGACATTGGTATTGCAGTGGCTGATGCAACTGACGCAGCCAGAAGTGCCTCAGACATTGTTCTGACCGAGCCTGGACTTAGTGTGATCGTGAGTGCCGTGTTGACCAGCCGTGCCATCTTCCAGAGGATGAAGAACTACACAATCTATGCTGTCTCCATCACCATCCGTATCGTGTTTGGGTTCATGCTCGTTGCTCTTATCTGGAAGTTTGACTTCTCTCCTTTCATGGTCCTCATCATTGCCATCTTAAACGACGGAACCATCATGACCATCTCCAAGGATAGGGTGAAGCCTTCTCCTCTTCCTGACTCATGGAAGCTCAAGGAAATCTTTGCCACTGGAGTCGTTCTTGGAGCTTACATGGCCATCATCACTGTTGTGTTCTTCTTTTTGGTTCATGACACGGATTTCTTCACT AGAGTCTTTGGAGTCGAGCCAATTGTAGACAATGAAGAGCAGCTTAACTCAGCTCTCTACCTTCAAGTGAGTATCATTAGTCAAGCACTCATCTTCGTGACCAGGTCAAGGAGCTGGTCTTATGTTGAGCGCCCTGGCATTTTGCTTATCACAGCCTTCTTTGCTGCACAATTG GTGGCCACTGTGATTGCTGTGTATGCTCACTGGGACTTTGCTAGGGTCAATGGAGTTGGCTGGGGATGGGCAGGAGCAATTTGGGTCTTCAGCATTGTTACCTATATTCCTCTTGACATCCTTAAGTTCCTCATCCGCTTGGGGTTATCAGGCAGGGCATGGGACAACATGCTTGAGAACAAGGTTTAG